In Bacillus sp. S3, the sequence TATACTTATTTTATAAATGGCATAGAGTATTTCGTCGTCCAAAAGTTCGCTCAGGGTTGAAACCTTATGCCGCTTTGTTCGTACATAAATTTAGAAAAAAATAATAAAGTGAGGTTGACACAATGTTTGGAAAAGTAGCTGCAGATATTTTAGGATTAAGTGATGTGGGTTCAGTTATTAAGCCGGAGAATTATGATAAGGTGGATGCAGATGATTATGTTATGCATGAAGACAATGAGAAAATATATTTCTTAATCAAATCAAAATCCGATGAATATTGTTTTACAAATAATTCCCTTATACATCTTGATGGTACTAGTGCAACAAGTAAAAAGCGCATGCTTCACCGCTATAGTTATGCTACCAATAGAATTTCAGATGTTTACCTAGAAACAGCTGGAACGGTTGATCTTGATGTAGAAATTAAATTTAAAATTGGCTCGCAGCCCTTCTCCATCGACGTTCATAAGAAACATATTGAAGAAATAAAAGATTTGTACAAAGCACTTATCAAAATTTCCGAAATTTCACATGAAAATGAAATCTCGCTCCAATTTGCCAAACAAAGCCTTGATGTAGCCTCAACAACTCTTGGCCGTATCACAAGTCCTGACAGCAACTTGGTTGTTCAATTCAAAATGCTTAATCAAGCTGCCTTTCAATGGCTGGAGGATAGCAAAAAACAATATTGTGTAAAAGATTTTGGTTATGTATTTGAAAAGTATATTAATAATTAGCAAATATATAAAAATAACCCCAAATTCAGGGGTTATTTTTGTTAATGCGGGCTGGGTCTGTGAAATAGTCCCATTACTTCAATGGTTTCAGTTATATTGACAAAAGCCGCAGGATCGATTTCAGTTATTAGATGTTTCACCTCATTTAACTCATACCTTGAAATAATGGTAAATAATACATTTCGATGGTCATTAGAATAGCCGCCAACACCATCCATTATAGTCAATCCTCTGTACAAGTTAGTGAGCAAGTGCCTTCGCATTTCTTGGCCTTTTTCAGTAATTATCATGATTGTTAACTTTGCGTGATCGGTATAAATAGCATCCACTACTTTACCTGTTACAAAAATGGATACTAAAGTATTAAGTGCTACATCCCAATTAAATATAAAGCCGCTAATGAGAATGACTACTGCATTCATTCCTGAAAGCAAGGTGCCAATCGGAAAGTCTCTTTTCCGTGACACAATCATTCCGATAATATCAAATCCCCCAGTCGAACCGGAACAGCGGAACACGATTCCCACGCCAATACCTGTTAAGGCTCCTCCAAAAATCGATGATAATATGGTGTCTTTAGCAACCTCATATACAGGGACCAAATATAGACCAAATGAAATAATGATGACAGATAATATCGTATTCATGATAAACCTTTTTCCAAGCATTTTATATCCGATAATTAATAATGGAAGATTTAACAGAAAATTAGCTACTCCCGTATTAATTGGAGTGATCATGCCAAATAACATAGAAATACCGCTTAATCCGCTGCTTAACACTTGATGAGGGATTAAAAAGAGATTAAAACCTGTCACAATTATGAGGGACCCGAGTATTAAACCAAGAAACTGCAACCTATTCATCTCCTGCCACTTGTTCTTTTAATGAATATTACCGATTCTCCGTTATGAAGTAAATTAAATAGTTTTTTACAATAATAAAAAATTA encodes:
- a CDS encoding YitT family protein, with translation MQFLGLILGSLIIVTGFNLFLIPHQVLSSGLSGISMLFGMITPINTGVANFLLNLPLLIIGYKMLGKRFIMNTILSVIIISFGLYLVPVYEVAKDTILSSIFGGALTGIGVGIVFRCSGSTGGFDIIGMIVSRKRDFPIGTLLSGMNAVVILISGFIFNWDVALNTLVSIFVTGKVVDAIYTDHAKLTIMIITEKGQEMRRHLLTNLYRGLTIMDGVGGYSNDHRNVLFTIISRYELNEVKHLITEIDPAAFVNITETIEVMGLFHRPSPH
- a CDS encoding PH domain-containing protein, encoding MFGKVAADILGLSDVGSVIKPENYDKVDADDYVMHEDNEKIYFLIKSKSDEYCFTNNSLIHLDGTSATSKKRMLHRYSYATNRISDVYLETAGTVDLDVEIKFKIGSQPFSIDVHKKHIEEIKDLYKALIKISEISHENEISLQFAKQSLDVASTTLGRITSPDSNLVVQFKMLNQAAFQWLEDSKKQYCVKDFGYVFEKYINN